The DNA window CTGTTGGTTGCCGGCTCTCTAACCGTAGGTTTTGACCGCCGTTTGGACGTAGGTTTTGGCCGTTTGCGGGTCCAATTTGTGGACCTTTGTCAGGTGCTCGCCCAGTTTGTAGTTGCAACTGCAAGACAAAAGTATTTATTGTTAATATTCTGTCTAGTGGACTAAAACTACGCAAGTCTTACCGCAATCCGTTGCCACACAGCGGACAGCGAACCTTCTCACCGGTGTGTTTGCTCATGTGAAGTTTCAAATGACTTGGCCGGGAAAATGTCTTTTCACACAGATCGCATTTGTGCTTGTAGTAACCTTCCTCGTGGCTCTTCATGTGTCGCTGCAGAGTCTTCCGCCAGCCCATCGTCTTGCCACAGATTCGGCAGGAAAACGTTTTCTTCTCGTGAATAGATTCCATATGCGCCTTCAGGCCTCGCTTCCGGTTGAACTTCTGGCCGCACAAGTTGCAGTGGACTTCACCCTCCTCAGCCGCCCGTTTCTTGCTGCTGCTCGTCTGTCCCGGCCAGTTTGCCGAGGCCCCCATCTGGTGGCCAACGTATTTGACCTCGCCCGGTTCCAATCCGTCCTCGTCCTCattttcatcatcatcatcgtcatcgtcttcATCGTCGTCCTCAATACCAACAAGTGGATCGTCACCGCCAATCTCCAACGCTTCATGCTTCAACCCTCCAAACTCCGTCGAATCGTCAAACGAAATAACCGTCTCCGGAACGGCAAACGAACCCTCAAAATCCTGCTCCGGTTCCGCCTCGCACGATTCCCCCTCCTCAAACGAGTCCACCATCTGCTGGCTCGTCCCGAAGAACATCTTCTGCAGCTTCTCCTGGGCCTTCTCGCAATCCTTGATAAAGTTCGTCGTGATCTTAATCATGTCCAAGCAGTAATCGCAAACGCCACTGGGAAACCCCTCCAGGAATCGAC is part of the Culex pipiens pallens isolate TS unplaced genomic scaffold, TS_CPP_V2 Cpp_Un0197, whole genome shotgun sequence genome and encodes:
- the LOC120428711 gene encoding zinc finger and BTB domain-containing protein 41-like, whose translation is MSNFCVIPGCQSHQYIKTATLFSVSCTPALEQWWKGTPWNLPQAGLSDPKVCVAHFRDDQLDRRERGHPRPMPNAVPCLRLPKGPATCSMGAPPAVQVCNPLLIVCRFCSKKQANPIRNHLEDLVESEELLQLCLGRGRFLEGFPSGVCDYCLDMIKITTNFIKDCEKAQEKLQKMFFGTSQQMVDSFEEGESCEAEPEQDFEGSFAVPETVISFDDSTEFGGLKHEALEIGGDDPLVGIEDDDEDDDDDDDENEDEDGLEPGEVKYVGHQMGASANWPGQTSSSKKRAAEEGEVHCNLCGQKFNRKRGLKAHMESIHEKKTFSCRICGKTMGWRKTLQRHMKSHEEGYYKHKCDLCEKTFSRPSHLKLHMSKHTGEKVRCPLCGNGLRCNYKLGEHLTKVHKLDPQTAKTYVQTAVKTYG